A section of the Rhizobium sp. SSA_523 genome encodes:
- a CDS encoding aspartate aminotransferase family protein: protein MDYSNKSNMPPLDNFWMPFTANRQFKAAPRLLAEADGMYYTDVDGNKVLDGTAGLWCVNAGHGRKRIAEAVERQLRTLDFAPTFQMGHPIAFDFAAKLAAIAPGGPQAGLDRVFFTGSGSESVDTALKIAIAYQRAIGQGTRTRIIGREKGYHGVGFGGISVGGLVNNRRVFPQIPADHMRHTLDIERNAFSKALPPHGLELAEDLERLVQLHGHETIAAVIVEPLSGSAGVVVPPKGYLERLGAIADKYGILLIFDEVITGFGRLGTPFATDYFGVIPDLVTTAKGLTNGAIPMGAVFASRKVHDGLMNGPDNQIELFHGYTYSGHPVASAAGIATLEIYEEEGLLTRGAELADAWQEGLHSLKDHPNVTDIRNLGLVGAVEMTPRNGAPGARAYDIFVDCFQKGLLIRVTGDVIALSPPLIIEKHQIETIVSMLGDAIKRAA from the coding sequence ATGGATTACTCGAACAAGAGCAATATGCCGCCGCTGGACAATTTCTGGATGCCGTTCACGGCCAACCGGCAATTCAAGGCCGCGCCGCGCCTGCTGGCGGAAGCGGATGGCATGTATTACACCGATGTCGACGGCAACAAGGTGCTGGACGGCACGGCCGGCCTCTGGTGCGTCAATGCCGGCCATGGCCGCAAGCGCATTGCCGAAGCGGTGGAGCGCCAGCTTCGCACGCTCGATTTCGCGCCGACCTTCCAGATGGGCCACCCGATCGCCTTCGATTTCGCGGCCAAATTGGCGGCCATCGCTCCGGGCGGACCGCAAGCCGGCCTCGACCGAGTCTTCTTCACCGGCTCCGGGTCGGAATCGGTCGATACGGCGCTCAAGATCGCCATTGCCTACCAGCGCGCCATCGGCCAGGGAACCCGCACCCGCATCATCGGCCGTGAGAAGGGCTATCACGGCGTCGGCTTCGGCGGGATTTCCGTCGGTGGCCTCGTCAACAACCGCCGCGTCTTCCCGCAGATCCCCGCCGACCACATGCGCCATACGCTCGATATCGAGCGTAATGCCTTCTCCAAGGCCCTGCCGCCGCATGGGCTGGAGCTTGCCGAGGATCTGGAGCGGCTGGTGCAGTTGCACGGCCATGAAACCATTGCCGCGGTGATCGTCGAGCCCCTGTCGGGTTCGGCCGGCGTTGTCGTTCCGCCCAAGGGCTATCTCGAAAGGCTGGGCGCCATTGCCGACAAATACGGCATCCTGTTGATCTTCGACGAAGTCATCACCGGCTTCGGCCGCCTCGGCACGCCCTTCGCAACCGATTACTTCGGCGTCATTCCGGATCTCGTGACCACCGCCAAGGGGCTGACCAATGGCGCCATTCCGATGGGCGCCGTCTTTGCCAGCCGCAAAGTGCATGACGGCCTGATGAATGGTCCCGACAATCAGATCGAACTCTTCCACGGCTATACCTATTCCGGCCATCCCGTTGCGAGCGCCGCCGGCATCGCCACCCTGGAAATCTACGAGGAGGAAGGGCTTCTGACGCGCGGGGCAGAGCTTGCCGATGCCTGGCAGGAGGGCCTGCACAGCCTGAAGGATCATCCCAATGTCACGGATATCCGCAATCTGGGCCTCGTCGGCGCCGTCGAAATGACACCGCGCAATGGCGCTCCCGGCGCACGCGCCTATGACATCTTCGTCGATTGCTTCCAGAAGGGACTGCTGATCCGCGTCACGGGCGATGTGATTGCCCTGTCGCCGCCGCTGATCATCGAAAAGCATCAGATCGAGACGATCGTCTCCATGCTGGGTGACGCGATCAAGCGCGCCGCCTGA
- a CDS encoding helix-turn-helix transcriptional regulator: MRTMPVSPEALQDRAADAADFMRLFSTPSRLMLLCHIAQRERSVGEIQADLEFKQPALSQQLAELRQAGVVKTRRSSRQIYYSLADDRVIMVMEMLMRMFCASEGDRDAAGDAAIDGDIDSITDGKEPAAGRDRTGLGKPAPDFGGEMAFWARLDTGK, translated from the coding sequence ATGAGGACCATGCCTGTCTCGCCGGAGGCCTTGCAGGACAGAGCGGCGGATGCCGCCGATTTCATGCGCCTCTTCAGCACGCCCAGCCGGCTGATGCTGCTTTGCCATATCGCCCAGAGGGAGAGGTCCGTCGGCGAAATCCAGGCGGATCTGGAGTTCAAGCAGCCGGCGCTGTCGCAACAGCTTGCGGAACTGCGCCAGGCCGGCGTGGTCAAGACGCGACGATCCTCGCGGCAGATCTATTATTCGCTCGCCGATGATCGAGTGATTATGGTGATGGAGATGCTGATGCGGATGTTCTGCGCCAGCGAAGGGGACAGGGATGCGGCGGGCGATGCTGCTATTGATGGAGACATCGACAGCATCACGGATGGGAAGGAGCCGGCCGCCGGCCGCGACCGGACCGGTCTTGGCAAGCCGGCCCCTGATTTCGGCGGCGAAATGGCCTTCTGGGCGCGGCTCGACACCGGCAAATGA
- a CDS encoding peroxiredoxin: protein MEETAFDQRPPAISLRLNDPAPIFRARSTAGEIALADYRGRWLLFFSHPADFTSVCTSEFIALAQAKSRFDALNCALLGLSVDSLYSHVAWLLDIERSFGVTVGFPLIEDAAMVIAKAYGMLDASAQNSGTVRATYVIDPDGIIRAIIWYPMTVGRSVEELLRLVQALQTSDREKALTPEGWQPGDPLVEPAASSLQAADAVEEGQSWYFRRRPA, encoded by the coding sequence ATGGAAGAGACAGCCTTCGACCAGCGTCCCCCGGCAATATCGCTGCGGTTGAACGATCCCGCGCCGATATTTCGCGCGCGCTCCACCGCGGGTGAGATCGCGCTTGCGGACTATCGCGGCCGCTGGCTGCTGTTCTTCTCGCATCCGGCCGATTTCACATCCGTCTGCACCAGTGAATTCATAGCCCTGGCGCAGGCGAAATCGCGGTTCGATGCCTTGAATTGCGCGCTTCTCGGCCTCTCCGTCGATAGTCTCTATTCGCATGTGGCATGGCTGCTCGACATTGAACGCAGCTTCGGCGTGACGGTCGGCTTTCCGCTGATCGAGGACGCCGCCATGGTGATCGCCAAAGCCTATGGCATGCTGGATGCCTCTGCGCAAAACAGCGGGACCGTGCGGGCGACCTATGTCATCGATCCGGACGGCATCATCCGCGCCATCATCTGGTACCCGATGACGGTTGGACGATCGGTCGAGGAATTGCTGCGGCTGGTGCAAGCCCTGCAGACAAGCGATCGGGAGAAGGCACTGACGCCGGAAGGCTGGCAGCCGGGCGATCCGCTGGTGGAGCCGGCCGCTTCCTCGCTTCAGGCGGCCGATGCCGTCGAAGAGGGGCAATCCTGGTATTTTCGCAGGCGCCCCGCATGA